Proteins from a single region of Argopecten irradians isolate NY chromosome 7, Ai_NY, whole genome shotgun sequence:
- the LOC138328077 gene encoding ankyrin repeat and SOCS box protein 2-like — MATCDGSETGFESLDCPGLMPDDTSSLTPLSQACKQGNVELVKLLVRDGVDIGASGNDGKTALHYTCEGGDKIIDGNDDDKTHEYLQILQFLLDSGANVDWKDNMGRTALFTACEADDLDMVMLLVQHQCDVNIQTVDGDCPIRVTCRNAKFWTHRPGSSNLGQSDPSHFPPIQITKVLLQANADITKATLLPTAVQYKDAELIRELLDLGMDINMLDDNQCTPLGAACSSVNVPCNIVKLLLEKGADVNKGGGWRKQKPLIFAYVHNSVEKIRLLLSYGASLTPEEMTELVSLSFSKSILENPEVIGPYSKELMSWRLLLAAGFQPSGQSAQLTYKMQQLNICSSYDKISPWIQSMLYPLYSLKEICRISIRNTIPASIDDNIKKMLLPKSLKDFLLFNEFAIVETPTK; from the exons GTAGAGCTGGTGAAACTGTTAGTGCGGGATGGAGTAGATATTGGTGCTTCAGGAAATGATGGCAAGACAGCTCTCCATTACACTTGTGAAGGAGGGGATAAAATAATAGATGGAAATGACGACGATAAGACACATGAGTATTTACAAATTCTACAGTTTTTGTTGGACAGTGGTGCAAATGTTGATTGGAAGGACAATATGGGTCGGACAGCTTTGTTCACGGCCTGTGAGGCAGATGATCTAGATATGGTGATGCTGTTGGTGCAGCATCAGTGTGATGTCAATATCCAGACTGTTGATGGGGATTGTCCAATCAGAGTTACGTGTCGAAATGCTAAATTCTGGACTCATCGTCCGGGATCCAGCAATCTAGGTCAGAGTGATCCTAGCCATTTCCCTCCGATACAAATCACAAAG GTCCTGCTGCAGGCCAATGCAGACATCACCAAAGCAACTCTGTTGCCAACTGCTGTGCAATACAAAGATGCCGAGCTGATACGAGAACTATTAGACCTTGGCATGGATATCAATATGCTAGACGATAATCAATGTACACCTCTGGGGGCAGCCTGCTCCTCGGTCAATGTGCCATGTAACATTGTCAAACTTCTTTTGGAGAAAGGCGCTGATGTGAATAAAGGTGGTGGATGGAGGAAGCAAAAACCGCTTATCTTCGCTTATGTTCACAACTCTGTGGAGAAGATACGCTTGCTCCTGTCATATGGAGCGTCCCTTACACCCGAGGAAATGACAGAACTGGTATCATTAAGCTTTTCAAAATCCATTCTGGAAAACCCAGAAGTGATTGGTCCTTACAGCAAAGAGTTGATGTCCTGGCGTCTCTTATTGGCTGCTGGATTTCAACCTTCAGGTCAAAGTGCACAGCTGACATACAAGATGCAGCAGCTGAACATTTGTAGTAGTTATGACAAGATATCACCATGGATTCAGAGCATGCTCTACCCGTTGTATTCCTTAAAGGAAATTTGTCGTATTTCAATCAGAAACACCATACCCGCCAGTATTGATGATAATATTAAGAAAATGTTGCTTCCTAAATCCTTAAAAGACTTTCTTTTGTTCAATGAATTTGCCATTGTTGAAACCCCGACAAAGTAG
- the LOC138327131 gene encoding neuroglobin-like — protein MGCAHSMKVANKPTVSANVKHFVTDKQKRIIKKTWKIMCDDITGHGVKVFLRIFQLHPHVKQLFPCRDVEGDDLLHDSNFKGHASRFMQAVGAAVDNIDDIEATLKPLLIGLGRNHIKFTGFKNEYFNAFTEAMMYTWHEELRETFTGETSQAWATIFEFIMGNLKEGHAEALADSKGIQKDYNQDSDFAQVCHYIPQ, from the coding sequence ATGGGATGTGCACATTCTATGAAAGTTGCAAACAAACCAACTGTTTCAGCAAATGTGAAACATTTTGTTACTGACAAACAAAAGCGCATTATCAAAAAAACGTGGAAGATTATGTGTGATGACATCACAGGTCATGGAGTCAAGGTTTTCCTTCGTATCTTCCAGCTCCATCCTCATGTCAAACAGTTGTTCCCGTGTAGGGACGTGGAAGGCGATGATCTGCTTCACGATTCCAATTTCAAGGGCCACGCCTCTAGATTCATGCAAGCGGTAGGAGCAGCAGTGGACAATATTGACGATATCGAGGCCACACTCAAACCATTGTTGATTGGTTTGGGGAGGAATCATATCAAATTTACTGGCTTCAAAAACGAATATTTTAACGCCTTTACGGAAGCCATGATGTACACGTGGCATGAAGAATTACGGGAAACCTTTACCGGCGAGACAAGTCAGGCATGGGCTACCATATTTGAATTCATAATGGGGAACCTCAAGGAAGGCCATGCCGAGGCACTGGCGGACAGCAAAGGTATTCAGAAGGACTACAATCAGGATTCAGATTTCGCTCAAGTCTGTCATTACATTCCTCAATAA
- the LOC138328080 gene encoding SH3 domain-containing protein 19-like — MAEGGVPPQPPVRRPPRPSPDSPSVTSLIDMDPAPSNSSIQKIPSRPAPPIPGGRALPKPPDPGGRVPPRPPFKPPATSVPRPESKKESSTRTKSEQTKIPSRPASYSAEKTTAKRRPEITIVCARPMSEVGFRDQSKPSVVSQSKPSPEINLRKLPAVPPRTDKTPEDHGADGNHPAPPIKTPQQLPSRVPPSATHPPPPSPRPRVAARNSLSVSDKKVSPSAQKELSSVSSDNTLNVDEHIVPLRPQNLQTITSGAATSDDTTTSVKPQFKKPLRPTIIRPQKKTPVTKESSETKVMAPSAGEKHNEKGDNSNENALDSEKSNMPAAVLRPKPVARERPKSMSIADSIKQFESKTNDQVIVPKIAGDKPPPLTPKPKPNILPKPSKPGIVSPVESSTSPSVSSTQTTSTTLSTMTSSLSSNLTPVVSSSSEAVSSEHITEPVHAPIEDTSKQTTQAAKTTKRPTIIRAPHKPRRSSGDEDDTSIVKDDNKETKSPEVEVRRRVKPSTDDFLVNKNNKAPPLPKKRPVSIAGIPHSFSLPSNDQNEDSLDLNTDDQPKPKPRSNAEDKNGDIVHRPKIIGRPPPPSVTKPSRPADTRPKSLVIDDESQLDIHNKPHEPQRSHPPPRPTSFDQRLAVTKQAASKPPVGRPPPPTPKDRSTLQIESEDTEKKDGQPSPALAPTRPPAVSSVKANSRNKDKPEKQQPPRPASIRRTSLTESSTPPGLPPRPTPGHPLYHYMAAVPHGVAMHDFEGVHDGDLVFKAGDRVLLVSQLDEAWMRGKVDDQEGIFPSEFIQVVIPLPNQSPAIGPGKIAEPIAAWGDDEQTPQKLDTIGQGPRCCARFDFEGEGEDDLQFEEGDYIRLLEKIGDEWASGEINGRRGTFPLVYVEIIEDLPLKNIEESQQITPQISETLLSDHLAGESKAEPSCELPVSTVMYDFECSDQGDLPLKVGDKVKVIGFVNDDWLYGQCQEQRGQFPASFIDSIPSNLPPFQPNMEKISQNSDKEESSLGHESDLPLSGTLYCVAVHAFNGEGDEELSFSEGDRIQILENIGTDWCRGKLHDRCGIFPLNFVKKEEAVSESDKPPVEDKLTALVGIALYDFDTMEPNELALKVGDRVVLSDFVSEASDWRWGELNGRRGMFPAAFVEPES, encoded by the exons ATGGCGGAAGGGGGAGTACCACCCCAGCCTCCCGTCAGAAGACCACCGAGACCTTCTCCTGATTCGCCGTCAGTTACATCACTCATTG atatggATCCAGCACCTTCTAATTCATCCATCCAAAAGATTCCTTCGCGGCCAGCCCCACCCATCCCAGGGGGAAGGGCACTCCCGAAGCCTCCTGATCCAGGGGGTAGAGTCCCTCCAAGGCCGCCTTTTAAACCACCTG CCACATCTGTACCCAGGCCTGAATCAAAAAAGGAGAGTAGTACAAGAACTAAGTCAGAACAGACCAAGATCCCTTCCAGGCCTGCTTCTTATTCTGCTGAAAAAACAACAGCAAAAAG GCGTCCAGAAATTACAATAGTCTGTGCAAGACCAATGAGTGAGGTGGGATTCAGAGACCAGTCAAAGCCGTCTGTTGTTAGCCAATCAAAACCATCCCCAG agaTAAATCTACGCAAATTGCCTGCAGTACCGCCCCGTACTGacaaaacacctgaagaccatGGCGCTGATGGAAATCACCCAGCTCCACCTATTAAAACACCTCAGCAGTTACCTAGTCGTGTTCCTCCTTCAGCAACGCACCCACCACCTCCTTCACCACGTCCACGTGTAGCAGCAAGGAATTCATTATCAGTGTCTGATAAAAAAGTTTCTCCTTCAGCTCAAAAGGAATTATCTTCTGTTTCATCAGATAATACATTAAATGTGGACGAACATATTGTGCCATTGAGACCACAGAACTTGCAAACAATCACATCAGGGGCAGCAACTTCTGATGACACCACAACTTCAGTCAAACCGCAATTTAAAAAGCCACTACGTCCAACAATAATTCGACCTCAGAAAAAAACTCCTGTGACTAAGGAGTCGTCTGAAACAAAAGTGATGGCACCATCTGCTGGTGAAAAACATAATGAGAAGGGTGATAACTCAAATGAAAATGCTCTCGATTCGGAAAAATCAAATATGCCAGCTGCAGTGTTAAGACCAAAACCTGTCGCCAGGGAAAGACCAAAGTCTATGTCTATAGCTGACAGTATAAAACAGTTTGAATCTAAGACGAATGATCAAGTCATTGTGCCTAAAATAGCTGGAGACAAACCGCCTCCATTAACCCCCAAACCTAAACCCAATATCCTCCCAAAACCCAGCAAGCCTGGCATTGTTTCACCTGTGGAGTCATCTACATCACCATCTGTCTCCTCTACTCAAACAACATCTACTACATTATCTACCATGACATCATCACTGTCCTCTAACCTGACACCTGTTGTTTCTTCTTCATCGGAGGCTGTATCTTCAGAACATATTACTGAACCTGTGCATGCACCAATAGAAGATACTTCTAAACAGACAACTCAAGCAGCAAAGACTACAAAAAGGCCAACTATAATCCGAGCACCACACAAGCCCAGACGGTCCTCTGGTGATGAAGATGACACAAGTATTGTTAAGGATGATAACAAAGAAACAAAGAGTCCAGAGGTTGAGGTCAGGCGGCGTGTGAAACCATCGACAGATGATTTTCTagtcaataaaaacaataaagcTCCACCGCTTCCCAAAAAGCGACCAGTGTCTATTGCAGGAATTCCACACAGTTTTAGTTTACCATCTAATGATCAGAACGAGGATAGCCTGGATTTAAACACAGATGATCAGCCCAAGCCAAAACCTAGATCTAACGCTGAAGATAAAAATGGTGATATTGTTCACAGGCCAAAGATAATAGGACGGCCTCCTCCACCTAGTGTGACAAAACCCAGTAGACCTGCGGACACTCGACCAAAGTCTCTAGTCATAGATGATGAATCTCAATTGGATATTCATAATAAACCACATGAACCTCAGAGAAGCCACCCTCCACCCCGACCGACGAGCTTTGATCAGAGACTTGCAGTTACCAAACAAGCAG CATCAAAGCCTCCTGTAGGACGACCGCCACCTCCGACACCCAAAGACAGGTCGACACTTCAGATAGAATCTGAAG ATACTGAGAAGAAGGACGGACAACCATCCCCGGCCTTAGCTCCAACACGTCCTCCAGCAGTATCTTCTGTTAAAGCAAACTCCAG gAACAAGGATAAACCAGAGAAACAGCAGCCTCCAAGGCCTGCCTCGATCAGACGTACAA gTTTAACAGAGAGCTCAACACCTCCTGGCCTCCCGCCCCGCCCCACCCCAGGGCACCCTCTCTATCACTACATGGCTGCAGTGCCACATGGTGTAGCAATGCACGATTTTGAAGGAGTACATGATGGCGACTTAGTATTTAAG GCTGGGGACAGAGTCCTATTAGTCAGTCAACTGGATGAGGCGTGGATGCGAGGAAAGGTTGACGACCAGGAAGGAATTTTCCCCTCTGAGTTTATACAAGTTGTTATACCGCTACCCAACCAG TCTCCAGCCATAGGTCCAGGCAAGATAGCAGAGCCTATTGCTGCCTGGGGAGACGATGAACAAACTCCACAAAAACTGGATACAATTGGTCAAGGTCCCCGGTGCTGTGCTCGATTTGACTTTGAGGGGGAAGGAGAAGATGACCTTCAGTTTGAAGAAGGAGATTATATTCGTTTGCTGGAAAAAATCGGTGATGAGTGGGCGTCAGGCGAAATAAATGGACGAAGAGGGACGTTTCCCTTAGTGTATGTTGAAATTATTGAGGATCTTccattgaaaaatattgaagaatCACAGCAAATTACTCCTCAAATCTCTGAAACTTTATTATCAGATCATTTAGCAGGCGAATCAAAAGCAGAACCATCATGTGAACTTCCTGTTTCCACGGTTATGTACGATTTTGAATGTTCGGATCAAGGAGACCTTCCTTTGAAG GTGGGAGATAAGGTGAAGGTCATCGGATTTGTCAATGACGACTGGTTATATGGACAATGTCAAGAACAGCGGGGGCAATTCCCAGCAAGTTTCATTGATTCAATTCCAAGCAATCTTCCTCCTTTTCAACCAAATATGGAAAAGATATCCCAAAATTCTGATAAGGAGGAAAGTTCCTTAGGACATGAGAGTGACCTGCCCTTATCTGGCACTTTGTACTGTGTTGCTGTCCATGCCTTTAATGGGGAGGGGGATGAGGAGTTGAGTTTTTCTGAGGGTGACAGGATTCAGATCTTAGAGAACATCGGAACAGACTGGTGTAGAGGCAAGCTTCATGACAGATGTGGAATTTTCCCACTGAACTTCGTCAAAAAGGAAGAGG CTGTTTCCGAGTCGGATAAGCCCCCAGTAGAGGATAAACTTACAGCTCTTGTTGGAATTGCTTTGTATGACTTTGACACAATGGAGCCAAATGAACTTGCTCTAAAG GTTGGTGATCGTGTTGTGTTGAGCGACTTTGTCAGCGAGGCCTCTGACTGGCGATGGGGAGAACTCAATGGTCGTCGTGGAATGTTTCCAGCAGCATTTGTTGAACCAGAGTCCTAA